Proteins encoded in a region of the Petrotoga mexicana DSM 14811 genome:
- a CDS encoding MFS transporter has protein sequence MSNSTGGLQLLIKNHNFLLLFFGRLVSSVGSAIFIIAILWSAAAEIGGVGAVSSVLSTVAVTNIIFSPFAGVWADRWKKKNILVITDLISGGILILLGIFFGTYFYQIWVLIITIFGLQICGTLFGPALLSLIPIMVNDNELSQANAMISMTDRLSQLIGMAIGGVIVSLVGIKWAILIDGMTFIFSAVSEMFIKAEEKGRKEEEVRKTGLVFSDIKDGFKVIWSNVQLKGLITLETLDDFFGTTIFVFLPVLASEILKVGPGEYGIMQTMLGAGSFISALVLSSVKEIKMKYVALMLSSVLAGVFLASLGIVNSYIYVLIALLMLGVMTEIGNINENLLIQRITPENTRGRVFALRSTIDNSLRPFSYAFAGIMATFFSLKSLFFVFGIITSILGIFYLVIPYQLKKQNVS, from the coding sequence ATGTCAAATTCAACCGGCGGGTTACAACTTTTAATAAAAAACCATAACTTTTTACTTTTGTTTTTCGGTAGGCTAGTATCCAGTGTCGGATCTGCTATTTTTATCATAGCTATTCTTTGGTCGGCTGCAGCTGAGATAGGCGGGGTAGGTGCAGTTAGTTCTGTTTTAAGTACTGTAGCTGTTACGAATATTATCTTTTCTCCTTTTGCAGGTGTTTGGGCAGATAGATGGAAAAAGAAAAATATCCTTGTGATAACAGATTTAATCAGTGGCGGAATCCTTATTTTACTGGGTATTTTCTTTGGAACATATTTTTATCAAATTTGGGTATTGATAATAACCATTTTTGGATTACAGATCTGTGGTACTTTATTCGGTCCTGCTTTGTTGTCTTTAATTCCGATTATGGTAAACGATAATGAGCTTTCTCAAGCTAACGCCATGATTTCAATGACAGATAGACTTTCTCAACTTATTGGGATGGCTATCGGCGGTGTGATTGTGTCTTTAGTGGGAATAAAATGGGCAATTTTAATCGATGGAATGACTTTTATTTTCTCGGCAGTCTCTGAAATGTTTATAAAAGCAGAAGAAAAAGGTAGAAAAGAAGAGGAAGTTAGGAAAACTGGTTTGGTTTTTTCGGATATAAAAGATGGTTTTAAAGTGATATGGTCCAATGTTCAACTTAAAGGGTTGATAACCTTAGAGACATTAGATGATTTTTTTGGAACCACTATATTCGTTTTCTTACCTGTGTTGGCTAGTGAGATACTGAAAGTAGGTCCTGGTGAGTATGGAATTATGCAAACGATGTTGGGAGCAGGCTCTTTTATTTCCGCCCTAGTTCTATCATCCGTTAAAGAGATAAAAATGAAGTACGTAGCACTAATGTTATCCTCAGTTTTGGCAGGAGTATTCCTGGCTTCTCTTGGTATAGTTAACAGTTATATTTACGTATTGATTGCTTTGTTGATGTTAGGTGTTATGACTGAGATAGGAAATATTAATGAAAATCTTTTGATTCAAAGAATTACCCCTGAAAACACAAGGGGACGAGTTTTTGCGTTGCGATCAACGATAGATAATTCGTTAAGGCCTTTTTCTTATGCTTTTGCAGGGATAATGGCAACATTTTTTTCATTGAAAAGTTTGTTCTTTGTGTTTGGAATAATAACTAGCATACTTGGAATATTTTACCTAGTGATACCCTATCAATTGAAAAAACAGAATGTTTCATAA
- a CDS encoding isochorismatase family protein, whose protein sequence is MFENNKTPYDFTNYIVNTLKLSPSNTAILCVDCQNGFTERCPNELPVTGTNEEWIDQLNEFLTLMKEKNFKIFASMDDHPENHISFEKWPPHCIKGTYGNQLFINTYDFVIKKGIEIDGDSYSAFYKDIERKIESELDELLRKHKIENLVVLGLAGDVCVIATIEDALKRGYRVFPVSQYIKSVNKKDIKEIVEEKFGRMI, encoded by the coding sequence ATGTTCGAAAACAACAAAACACCTTACGATTTTACCAATTATATAGTGAACACATTGAAATTATCTCCTTCAAATACTGCAATATTGTGTGTTGATTGTCAAAATGGATTTACTGAAAGATGTCCTAACGAACTTCCAGTAACTGGAACAAATGAAGAGTGGATAGATCAATTAAACGAGTTTTTGACTTTAATGAAAGAGAAGAATTTTAAGATTTTTGCCAGTATGGATGATCACCCTGAAAATCACATATCTTTTGAAAAATGGCCTCCTCACTGTATAAAAGGTACTTATGGGAATCAACTATTTATAAATACTTATGATTTCGTTATAAAAAAAGGCATAGAAATAGATGGGGATAGCTATTCAGCATTTTACAAAGACATTGAAAGAAAAATTGAATCAGAATTAGACGAACTTCTGAGAAAGCATAAGATAGAAAATTTAGTAGTTTTAGGCTTAGCAGGAGACGTATGCGTAATAGCAACGATAGAAGACGCCTTAAAACGAGGATATAGGGTATTCCCAGTAAGCCAATATATAAAATCTGTTAACAAAAAGGATATTAAAGAAATCGTTGAGGAAAAATTTGGTAGAATGATCTAG
- a CDS encoding YdcF family protein translates to MDNTQENGVIVVLGGGIIPETPREGSGELSDSAMKRVYEGFLLYKNLQTPIVVTGGKLLGTEIPEAQIMKEELLKMGVKPNDIYVEPLAKNTKQNAEFTLKLLEDDEVQRIYLVTSAIHLTRAMNYFESYTNIDVIPVPTDYKISREELKWYDFLPDMRFLEATSSAWHEYLGLVKLKISE, encoded by the coding sequence TTGGATAATACTCAAGAAAACGGGGTAATCGTTGTACTTGGAGGGGGAATAATTCCCGAAACTCCAAGAGAAGGATCGGGAGAATTATCTGATAGCGCTATGAAAAGGGTATATGAAGGATTCTTACTTTACAAAAATTTACAGACTCCTATAGTTGTAACTGGCGGGAAACTCCTAGGCACGGAGATACCAGAAGCTCAAATAATGAAAGAAGAATTGCTAAAAATGGGAGTCAAACCAAACGATATATATGTAGAACCTCTTGCCAAAAACACAAAACAAAATGCTGAATTTACACTTAAACTATTGGAAGACGATGAAGTACAAAGAATATATTTAGTCACCAGCGCAATACATTTAACAAGAGCTATGAATTATTTCGAAAGTTACACAAACATCGATGTTATTCCCGTTCCCACAGATTATAAGATTTCCCGAGAAGAATTAAAATGGTATGATTTCTTACCGGATATGAGATTCCTAGAAGCAACTTCTTCTGCTTGGCATGAATATTTGGGATTGGTCAAATTAAAGATCAGTGAGTAA
- a CDS encoding prepilin peptidase, which yields MFVIITSFNWQNLLFANSLLYIGLYDYFTFIIPDLGIVVILAIALLNFDYFNLIFTIITFLITFYYWRNGKMGFGDVKFLSVLSLLIGIYIFPVLIISIILIILSNTKKKVNKVPLGFYVMLSTFILYIFRGAYYIL from the coding sequence ATGTTTGTCATAATTACCTCTTTTAACTGGCAAAATTTGCTTTTTGCTAATAGTCTTTTGTATATAGGGTTATATGATTATTTCACCTTTATCATTCCTGATCTAGGAATAGTAGTTATTTTGGCAATTGCATTACTCAACTTTGATTACTTTAATCTTATTTTTACTATCATTACTTTTTTAATTACCTTTTATTATTGGCGAAATGGGAAAATGGGTTTTGGAGACGTGAAATTTCTATCAGTCCTCTCTCTTCTTATTGGTATTTATATATTTCCAGTATTAATTATCAGCATAATCCTAATTATTTTATCGAACACAAAAAAGAAAGTCAATAAGGTTCCATTAGGATTTTATGTAATGTTGAGTACATTCATTTTATATATTTTTAGGGGGGCTTATTATATTTTATGA